Proteins from a single region of Mytilus trossulus isolate FHL-02 chromosome 2, PNRI_Mtr1.1.1.hap1, whole genome shotgun sequence:
- the LOC134705065 gene encoding uncharacterized protein LOC134705065 isoform X2, with product MEIFSTVRVYKKTDTKNNAEVYCETNGAVLLGYSKELIEASISCSLTDVLVNRPWLQRTGCFMYRMTANKMQFQDNHLANCATFCKSDTFTYIGVQADMCLCYESLAGIGVPANCDAVNCPGNSFEQCGISHMIVYRKEKLLPKSDCQYVKFDQNKFDLMNGDCNIKRGFVCKEDNGEELIECVGETSTYPTVQTSSIVKASTEGLSSASSSNLALILGISLVVLVVVVIVLVIICFRMRKVVL from the exons ATGG AAATATTTTCAACTGTACgagtttataaaaaaacggaCACGAAGAATAATGCTGAAGTTTATTGTGAGACCAATGGAGCTGTATTACTTGGTTATTCCAAAGAACTTATTGAAGCTTCCATATCTTGTTCTTTAACAGATGTATTGGTTAACAGACCATGGCTACAGAGAACAG GCTGTTTTATGTACAGGATGACAGCCAACAAAATGCAATTCCAAGACAATCATTTAGCCAACTGTGCTACGTTTTGTAAATCtgatacatttacatatataggAGTTCAG GCAGACATGTGCCTGTGTTATGAATCTCTAGCTGGAATTGGTGTTCCTGCAAATTGCGATGCCGTTAATTGTCCTGGAAATAGCTTTGAACAATGTGGTATAAGCCATATGATTGTGTACAGAAAAG aaaaattgttACCCAAATCAGATTGTCAATACGttaaatttgatcaaaataaatttgatttaatgaaTGGAGATTGCAACATCAAGAGGGgttttgtttgtaaagaag ATAATGGCGAGGAATTGATTGAATGTGTCGGTGAAACTTCTACATACCCAACAGTTCAAACAAGCTCAATAGTAAAGGCTTCGACTGAGGGTCTAAGTTCAGCAAGTAGCTCAAATCTAg CTCTAATCCTTGGTATAAGTCTGGTAGTGTTGGTAGTAGTAGTTATTGTATTGGTAATCATATGTTTTAGAATGAG
- the LOC134707072 gene encoding uncharacterized protein LOC134707072 yields the protein MEGVVKCFVFMVFIFHTKNVLSTVYFSGEMEETYHNSSKYCENMGGKLLGYGELLIKIAETCSSLSSWTATPWYNRKIGCFIGVNILRETQDGKENKHLAMCADFCADSNFTSIGLWTTKCQCYGETQILVQSTCDSTTCPANANERCAVGDAGVIYEKVDKSGALCRYRSFKKASDGGITLKFAQCEEKKPFICKVGDTENIQCSFNMGDTAGMSAETQGAIIGVVVAVVVIVVLVMLILLFLRHRRKSQNKFSG from the exons atggaAGGTGTCGTAAAGTGTTTTGTCTTCATGGTATTCATATTTCATACCAAAA ATGTTCTCTCCACTGTATATTTTTCTGGAGAAATGGAAGAAACGTACCACAATAGTTCCAAGTATTGTGAAAATATGGGAGGAAAGCTCCTTGGATATGGAGAATTGCTTATTAAAATTGCAGAAACGTGTTCTTCACTGTCTAGTTGGACAGCAACTCCATGGTATAACCGTAAAA TTGGGTGTTTTATTGGAGTGAATATACTAAGAGAGACACAAGACGGAAAAGAAAATAAGCATTTGGCAATGTGTGCTGATTTCTGCGCCGATTCTAACTTTACATCTATTGGATTATGG ACAACAAAATGTCAATGTTATGGAGAAACCCAAATACTTGTACAATCAACATGCGACTCAACAACATGTCCAGCAAATGCAAACGAAAGATGTGCAGTTGGAGATGCTGGAGTCATTTATGAAAAAG TTGATAAATCTGGAGCGCTCTGTAGATATAGATCATTCAAGAAGGCTTCCGATGGAGGAATAACGCTAAAGTTTGCGCAATGTGAAGAAAAGAAACCCTTTATTTGTAAAG TTGGAGACACAGAAAATATACAATGTTCGTTTAACATGGGCGATACTGCAGGGATGTCAGCAGAAACACAAG gtGCCATTATCGGCGTAGTAGTAGCAGTTGTTGTCATAGTAGTACTTGTTATGCTGATACTACTTTTTCTTAGACACAG GAGGAAATCTCAGAATAAATTTAGTGGATAG
- the LOC134705065 gene encoding uncharacterized protein LOC134705065 isoform X1 encodes MIMIKLLVLLLFVPEEIFSTVRVYKKTDTKNNAEVYCETNGAVLLGYSKELIEASISCSLTDVLVNRPWLQRTGCFMYRMTANKMQFQDNHLANCATFCKSDTFTYIGVQADMCLCYESLAGIGVPANCDAVNCPGNSFEQCGISHMIVYRKEKLLPKSDCQYVKFDQNKFDLMNGDCNIKRGFVCKEDNGEELIECVGETSTYPTVQTSSIVKASTEGLSSASSSNLALILGISLVVLVVVVIVLVIICFRMRKVVL; translated from the exons ATGATCATGATTAAATTATTAGTCCTACTTTTATTCGTACCAGAAG AAATATTTTCAACTGTACgagtttataaaaaaacggaCACGAAGAATAATGCTGAAGTTTATTGTGAGACCAATGGAGCTGTATTACTTGGTTATTCCAAAGAACTTATTGAAGCTTCCATATCTTGTTCTTTAACAGATGTATTGGTTAACAGACCATGGCTACAGAGAACAG GCTGTTTTATGTACAGGATGACAGCCAACAAAATGCAATTCCAAGACAATCATTTAGCCAACTGTGCTACGTTTTGTAAATCtgatacatttacatatataggAGTTCAG GCAGACATGTGCCTGTGTTATGAATCTCTAGCTGGAATTGGTGTTCCTGCAAATTGCGATGCCGTTAATTGTCCTGGAAATAGCTTTGAACAATGTGGTATAAGCCATATGATTGTGTACAGAAAAG aaaaattgttACCCAAATCAGATTGTCAATACGttaaatttgatcaaaataaatttgatttaatgaaTGGAGATTGCAACATCAAGAGGGgttttgtttgtaaagaag ATAATGGCGAGGAATTGATTGAATGTGTCGGTGAAACTTCTACATACCCAACAGTTCAAACAAGCTCAATAGTAAAGGCTTCGACTGAGGGTCTAAGTTCAGCAAGTAGCTCAAATCTAg CTCTAATCCTTGGTATAAGTCTGGTAGTGTTGGTAGTAGTAGTTATTGTATTGGTAATCATATGTTTTAGAATGAG